A single window of Malus sylvestris chromosome 5, drMalSylv7.2, whole genome shotgun sequence DNA harbors:
- the LOC126623324 gene encoding synaptotagmin-2-like produces MGFFSTIFGLCGFGLGISIGLVAGYFLFIYVQSSDVQNPEIRPLVDQDTETLQRMLPEIPQWVKNPDYDRLDWLNRFLEYMWPYLDKAICKTAKEIAKPIIAKEIPNYKIESVEFETLTLGSLPPTFQGMKVYVTDEKELIMEPSIKWAGNPNVLVAAKAFGMKATVQVLDLQVFVAPRITLKPLVPSFPCFAQINVSLMDKPYVDFGLKLLGADLMSIPGLYRFVQELIKDQVANMYLWPKTLEVPIMDPAKAFNRPVGMLHVKVLRAMKLKKKDLLGASDPYVKLKLTENNMPSKKTTVKHKNLNPEWNEEFNLVVKDPESQALELLVYDWEKVGKHDKMGMNVVPMKDLPHNEPKVMTLDLLKNMDLNDATNEKQRGQLEVELHYKPFKEEDMQKGFDETLTVQKAPEGTPPGGGLLVVVVHEGQDLEGKHHCNPSVRLIFRGEEKRTKVLKKSRDPRWAEDFQFMCEEPPTNDKLHVEVVSTSSRMGLLHGKESLGYVQITLTDVVSNKRINQKYHLIDSKNGQVQIELQWRTVE; encoded by the exons CAGCGTATGCTGCCCGAGATACCTCAGTGGGTGAAAAATCCAGACTACGATCGT CTTGACTGGCTAAACAGATTTCTTGAATATATGTGGCCGTATCTGGACAAG GCAATCTGCAAGACTGCAAAAGAAATTGCAAAGCCCATAATTGCTAAGGAAATTCCAAATTACAAGATTGAATCTGTTGAGTTTGAAACACTGACTTTAGGTTCCTTACCACCGACTTTCCAAG GCATGAAAGTTTATGTCACTGATGAGAAAGAGTTGATTATGGAACCCTCCATAAAATGGGCTGGAAACCCTAATGTCCTTGTTGCTGCTAAAGCATTTGGAATGAAAGCAACCGTTCAG GTACTGGATTTACAAGTTTTTGTTGCACCACGTATCACTTTGAAGCCGTTGGTTCCAAGCTTTCCTTGTTTCGCACAAATAAACGTGTCTCTCATGGAtaag CCTTATGTTGATTTCGGATTAAAGCTTTTGGGCGCTGATCTTATGTCAATACCTGGCCTTTATAGATTCGTCCAG GAGCTAATCAAAGATCAGGTTGCTAACATGTATCTGTGGCCCAAAACTCTCGAAGTGCCAATAATGGACCCAGCAAA AGCCTTTAACCGGCCTGTAGGAATGCTCCATGTGAAGGTTCTGAGGGCAATGAAGTTGAAAAAGAAGGATCTTCTTGGTGCTTCAGACCCTTATGTGAAATTAAAGCTCACCGAGAACAATATGCCTTCAAAGAAGACCACTGTCAAGCACAAGAACCTGAATCCTGAATGGAATGAGGAATTTAACTTGGTTGTTAAAGATCCAGAGTCTCAGGCTTTAGAACTTCTTGTTTACGACTGGGAGAAG GTGGGCAAACATGATAAAATGGGTATGAATGTAGTACCTATGAAAGATCTACCCCACAATGAGCCAAAAGTTATGACTCTCGACCTCCTTAAAAACATGGACTTGAATGATGCCACAAATGAGAAGCAGCGGGGGCAGCTTGAAGTGGAATTGCATTATAAACCTTTCAAAGAGGAGGACATGCaaaaaggatttgatgaaacaCTGACAGTACAGAAAGCTCCTGAGGGAACGCCACCTGGTGGAGGTTTGCTTGTTGTTGTAGTTCATGAAGGTCAAGATCTTGAAGGAAAGCACCACTGTAATCCGTCTGTAAGACTTATTTTCAGAGGGGAGGAAAAGAGAACCAAG GTACTAAAGAAAAGCAGAGATCCAAGATGGGCAGAGGATTTTCAGTTCATGTGTGAGGAACCTCCTACTAATGACAAACTACATGTGGAGGTTGTCAGCACCTCGTCGAGGATGGGCCTTCTGCATGGAAAG GAATCTCTGGGATATGTTCAAATCACTCTTACGGATGTCGTTTCAAACAAGCGAATCAATCAGAAATACCATCTTATAGACTCGAAGAATGGTCAAGTGCAGATTGAGCTGCAATGGAGAACTGTTGAATGA